A stretch of the Aegilops tauschii subsp. strangulata cultivar AL8/78 chromosome 4, Aet v6.0, whole genome shotgun sequence genome encodes the following:
- the LOC109758842 gene encoding uncharacterized protein isoform X1, with amino-acid sequence MDRYQRVEKPRPEAAAISENEIRITTQGLIRNYVTYATSLLQEKRVKEIVLKAMGQAISKTVAITEIIKKRIPGLHQDTTISSVSITDVWEPIEEGLVPLEMTRHVSMISISLSPKELDTNSPGYQAPLHAEPLKPRYQQVQRYQQQHQPRQNQVQTDSYVRGRGRGRGRGLGGRGGYGGGYGGYDNNQGGYGGYSNQGGYGHNQGGYGNHGGYGHNQGGYGNQGGYGNQGGYSQNQGGYGGGYGYDQGGYGGYDNGGWNYNQNRGRGGGGRGRGNWGYSGPGYERGGRGAGGPGGRGYVRGRGRMGPGRGRGNQNY; translated from the exons ATGGATCGGTACCAGCGGGTCGAGAAGCCGCGGCCCGAGGCCGCCGCCATCAGCGAGAACGAGATCCGTATCACCACACAGGGCCTCATCCGCAACTACGTCACCTACGCCACCTCCCTCCTCCAG GAAAAACGGGTGAAAGAAATTGTGTTGAAGGCCATGGGACAAGCTATCAGCAAGACAGTGGCTATTACTGAGATCATAAAG AAAAGGATCCCTGGGTTGCATCAAGATACAACAATCAGTTCAGTCAGTATTACTGATGTATGGGAACCCATTGAGGAAGGCCTTGTACC ATTGGAGATGACTCGTCATGTTTCAATGATCTCGATCTCCTTGTCGCCTAAGGAGCTTGACACAAATTCACCCGG ATATCAAGCTCCATTGCATGCAGAGCCACTTAAACCTAGGTACCAGCAAGTTCAGCGATATCAACAACAGCACCAGCCAAGACAAAATCAAGTTCAAACAG ATTCATATGTACGTGGAAGAGGCAGAGGGAGAGGAAGGGGCTTGGGTGGTAGGGGAGGGTATGGTGGAGGTTATGGTGGGTATGATAATAACCAAGGAGGTTATGGTGGATATAGCAACCAGGGAGGATACGGCCACAACCAAGGTGGGTATGGCAATCATGGAGGATACGGCCACAACCAAGGTGGGTATGGCAACCAGGGAGGTTATGGCAACCAGGGAGGGTACAGCCAAAACCAAGGTGGCTATGGAGGGGGTTATGGTTATGACCAAGGTGGATATGGGGGATATG ATAATGGTGGCTGGAATTACAACCAGAACAGAGGCCGTGGTGGCGGTGGGCGAGGAAGAGGCAACTGGGGATACAGTG GTCCAGGATACGAGCGCGGTGGACGAGGTGCAGGTGGCCCAGGCGGCAGGGGCTACGTGCGGGGCCGTGGTCGGATGGGTCCTGGCCGCGGGCGGGGCAACCAGAACTATTAG
- the LOC109758842 gene encoding uncharacterized protein isoform X2, whose translation MDRYQRVEKPRPEAAAISENEIRITTQGLIRNYVTYATSLLQEKRVKEIVLKAMGQAISKTVAITEIIKKRIPGLHQDTTISSVSITDVWEPIEEGLVPLEMTRHVSMISISLSPKELDTNSPGYQAPLHAEPLKPRYQQVQRYQQQHQPRQNQVQTDSYVRGRGRGRGRGLGGRGGYGGGYGGYDNNQGGYGGYSNQGGYGHNQGGYGNQGGYSQNQGGYGGGYGYDQGGYGGYDNGGWNYNQNRGRGGGGRGRGNWGYSGPGYERGGRGAGGPGGRGYVRGRGRMGPGRGRGNQNY comes from the exons ATGGATCGGTACCAGCGGGTCGAGAAGCCGCGGCCCGAGGCCGCCGCCATCAGCGAGAACGAGATCCGTATCACCACACAGGGCCTCATCCGCAACTACGTCACCTACGCCACCTCCCTCCTCCAG GAAAAACGGGTGAAAGAAATTGTGTTGAAGGCCATGGGACAAGCTATCAGCAAGACAGTGGCTATTACTGAGATCATAAAG AAAAGGATCCCTGGGTTGCATCAAGATACAACAATCAGTTCAGTCAGTATTACTGATGTATGGGAACCCATTGAGGAAGGCCTTGTACC ATTGGAGATGACTCGTCATGTTTCAATGATCTCGATCTCCTTGTCGCCTAAGGAGCTTGACACAAATTCACCCGG ATATCAAGCTCCATTGCATGCAGAGCCACTTAAACCTAGGTACCAGCAAGTTCAGCGATATCAACAACAGCACCAGCCAAGACAAAATCAAGTTCAAACAG ATTCATATGTACGTGGAAGAGGCAGAGGGAGAGGAAGGGGCTTGGGTGGTAGGGGAGGGTATGGTGGAGGTTATGGTGGGTATGATAATAACCAAGGAGGTTATGGTGGATATAGCAACCAGGGAGGATACGGCCACAACCAAGGTGGGTATGGCAA CCAGGGAGGGTACAGCCAAAACCAAGGTGGCTATGGAGGGGGTTATGGTTATGACCAAGGTGGATATGGGGGATATG ATAATGGTGGCTGGAATTACAACCAGAACAGAGGCCGTGGTGGCGGTGGGCGAGGAAGAGGCAACTGGGGATACAGTG GTCCAGGATACGAGCGCGGTGGACGAGGTGCAGGTGGCCCAGGCGGCAGGGGCTACGTGCGGGGCCGTGGTCGGATGGGTCCTGGCCGCGGGCGGGGCAACCAGAACTATTAG